tatgagtttttatattttatagcattcagatatgctaaaaacaaaaagttaagtgTTTCTTTTGTGATTCACATGAACAAATACTTTCTTGTTCTTACAAGTAGATATCTGACAGGATACAAATAATGATAATAGGGTAAGTTCACAGGCAAAAAAAGGAATCTGTTGACACAGAAGATGCTGCAAAGTTTAACTGTGACACATGTGGTAGTGGCAAAGAATCTAATTTGTGTAACAAGACCTGGGTCTGAGTAAGCTCTTTTACCTATTAATTATGTGATCTTTTTGCGCATTATGTAGCTACTCCTAGCTTCAGATTCTTCATATGAAAAAATGAGGACAACAGAACTAATACTGCAGCATAATGAggaagattaaatatttttattcattcaacaaatatgttctGAAAAACTAAATTTGTATTATTGTGTACAAAATTaccctttttaatttcttcaaataaatcaagcatgtattaatttttaatattactaagaaaatataaatctaaTTCTTAAGCTCTGGTCCCAAAACTTCTTAGAAGTAAATTTTTATTACTTGAGAAAATCTGAACTTAAGTAATAAGTATTGACACTGAAGACGGGACAATTGAGGGATCACATCTTAAAACTGTTTTgacataaaatgaataaaaacaattcCCTAAATTTTTTCCTATTAAACAAATAAGGACCCAGACTAAGCCCATAAATTGCTGGGTCAATAACCAATCTCAAATACAAAACCTTACcacttaaaaatacttattttcaggaaaatgataataaatatgaGGTAAATCTGCCCTTGACATAACAcggtgagattttttttcataacaCAGTACATGAACCACTTAAAACTTACAAGCTATCAATTACTACAATTGTTCTAATAGGTTTAGGGCCAAACATAAATTTAACTATCATTATAACATGGACTTGGAATCTGTGCTGACCTAACAAAAtttagcacagaaaaaaaaaatcacagatctGAGCATCTGAAAAACGGTgtcttttctgaaatgtttgcaAAAAAGTCACAACATCAGGAGCCACAGAAAGTTGTTCTTTCTCCGTcactcaaaaaatcaaaacatctcCAACATTATTTATGCTAGGCATAAAATGAAAGTCAGTATTGATATTCACTCACTATACTTCAAATCCTAACCAAGATAATTCAACCTCTATGTTTATTCAATTGCTAGTCTATTCAGTATCAATTGTTGTGGAAGAACTAAGAGGTAGACTAGTGCTGCTTACTAGACTTCATGTaacctgaaaatgtttttaattataacAGACTTAGACCAATTCTACTTAGAAATGTACCCTTAAAAGAGGTGAAAGACATTAACTGGCATCTTTTCAGCACAGGTCAGTCTTCCTTAAGAACACAACCTATAACCCTTAGGCCTTACAGTTGAATGTTAACAAGTGAAAAGCAATTTCCTTGGATGTATCCAagcaattttaatataaatttctgCATACCTAGGTAGAAAGTACTTTAGAAATAACTTAAATCTACCTTTTCCCTCACTtgtaagaaaatgtggtagaagccttgaaaaattaagtttaaggctcaggcctgtaatcccagcaatttaggaggctgaggcgggcagatgacttgaggtcaggagttccagaccagcccggccaacatggtgaaaaccccgtctctactaaaaatacaaaaatcagccaggcgtggtggcgggcgcctgtaatcccacctactccggagggtgaggcaggggaatcgcttgaatccgggagatggaggctgcagtgagccgagattgcgccacacactccagcctgggtgacaaggcaagactccgtctcaaaaacaaaacaaaacaaaacaagaacaaacaaaaatgaaatcaaatttcTAACTCAGAGAAAAGACTGGTCTTGAACAATTTAGGGACAAATTACTGAAACAGGAGACAAGGCACAAGAAGCTCTATGGCTGGAGATGAACCACCTCTGTGTCTCCTTTAGAAATGCTTCCTGAGGTCCACTTTACGCTAGTTAATGTTGCTTCTTACACTGCATGTTAGTAATTTAAAACGCCTAGCTGGAATAAAAGTTCTCTTTAAACATTACAATTTGTCTCCGCGTTGAAAGTAAGTGTTTGTCTCCAGTTTCATGGGCTATTCTGATATGTCAAGAGTAGTATTATTACTGTTCCAAAAGAGCTCTTGTTTCAATTCACTTTCAACTGGGGCGCGGGCATAACTGATGTTTACAGAACTGATGCTTAGAGATGTTTAGAGAGGCGCATCCCTTACCATTCCATCCTTTATCGATAaccatattttgtatgtttttgttgcatttcagtttttttttttttaagacacctgcacacacacaattttccCACCGCCAGGAGGGAGAAGACCACAGGCTAGGTCTCCAGGGGCTTCAGGGAAACAGACACCGTGAACCCCGCTTGGCCAAAGAGGGGGAGCGcttcaggggctgggggagggagcagCCCTAAGGTGCTGGGAGTCAGAGGCGGCGCCTGTTTACAGACGCCTtcgccctcccccacccccacagaggAGGGGTCCAAAAAGCAGTTCCCGTGCGCACTCCCCGACTGGCCCAGGCCCTGGCAGCACCAGAGGAGCCAGGCAGCCCTTTCGCCCCCTCCCTCTAGTCCGAGCCTCCCTTCGCCCTCCTCTCGGCCTACCTACCCCTACAGGCCCTCCAGGCGGCATGCAGAGGCCTGAGGCCTAAAGGACGCCGGCCACTGACAAGCCCCAGAGCAGCCGGCGGGGGCCCTGAGGAGCCTGGGGCCGGCCGGGCGGCCGCTGCGGCGGGGAGCAGAGGGCGGGCGAGGACAAATCCTTCCCGACCACAGCTGCCTATTGTTCCCGACGGAGGCCCCGGCCGCGGCAGCCCCGCTCCCCAAGTCGCCGCCCGCCGCTCGCTCACCGCGCTGGTCCGAGCAGCAGCTCCTCTCAGCTCCGAGTCCCCGCGGCCGTCGCCACCGCCGcggcagccgccgccgccgccgctgccacCGTTGACTCTGATTCTGTCCCAGGCCGCCGGGCCACGgctgccgccgccaccgccaGCACCGCCTCCGGCCTCCCACCTGCTGCTGCTGAGGCTGCTCCTGCAGCAGGGGCCATCTTGTTggtctgcctcctcttcctcctcctcgtcctccgcCGCCCAGTCGCTCGTTGTCCTcgtccccttcctcttcctcaggcTCCGGCCCGCCCCGGAGACTGGGGCGGAGACGAGGGCGAGGATCCTCCCTCAGAAGGCGGGGCGGGcggaggggcggggcgggcgcgggaGCAAAGCTCTGAGTCACCGGCCACCAACGCCCGGGAGGGAGGCCGGCGACGCTCTCCGCCGCGACCCAAAGTCTCACACTCCCTGAGCAGAGGAACCGGTCCCTCCGTCCGGCCTGCCCTCCCGCACCGGCGCCTTTGGGCTCAGCGGGCCAGTGGCCAGATGGCGAGAGTAAATTGGAGGAATTTCTGTCGTTTCCATCGAACCCCGCAATACGTCTACTCTTTTGGCTTTCTCAGCCGTTGTCCCCCAACTCTGGTTTCTTTTTCACGTCTTGTCCCCCACCCCATTTGTCTTCTTCCATATTATCTAGGTTCTGGATCTCATCAGCTTTGTCCTCGTCACCCCTCTTGGAGTTCAGCCTCCTAAGGCTGTGAAACAGCCCAAAGGCCCGGACACGCTACTCCAAAACGTCTCTCCTGGGCTGTGtgaacaataagagctatttgggGACGACAGGAAAAGATGTGGCTCGTCGAAGAGCTCCTGAAATCTAACCTTGCTACTCTTTAAAAGTTTCTTGTCCCTTGTGGAAAAGGTGCCGTTTTGGTTTTGGGGAATGAGAGGTCCCTTCAGACAATTCATTTTAGCCAAACCCTCTTTAGCTTTTGAGAGGGGGAAGAAATGGGATTATCGTAACACCATACAGTactgatttcaaaataaatcatctagaagagaagagagagagagagagtccccAAATAAACAACCATTTAATACTCTCTACTCGGCAGCATCACCTTTTTTGCTTCAGGACTTGACCAAGAGAGCAGAGATTAtgtttttctgtcctttcttcaCTGTTTACATCACAGTACCCCAAGAGAAGCACTTCTGCCTTTAACTTGATACATTGGAATCGCTATCACAGatagtatttttgtattattttaaagaaatataacacACCTTCCTAAACTCTTGGCAGAGAAGAATTCTTTTTAGTTGTTAACACCCTCCTGCTCCTGAAATCTCAGCTTCTGTTTAGAAGACCTATTGATgtctttctattgattggaatttGCTGCCTTTGAACTGGGTTTAATCTGTAATCGTCTTTTCAGCCTACTAAATAGTAACCCTAGTCCTACAGAGAGTGAATTTCTAGCTACCATAGGGGGATTTAGGTTAGCATGTGCCAATCTAAAGGGATCTCTTAAAGCCTTTCCCTCCTCAAACCAGGCCTCTGTACCCTGCTAGGAAAAACAGATTAATCTGCTCCTcctgcttttcctcctcctcccttcttctcacTCCTAGGGAACCTTCCACAACAGAAGGTTTTAGCGACTGTTGCTAGGCAAACATGCCAACTTCCTTGTTTAGGTGAAGCAAGTAACTCAACTTCCATTACAAGCAACCTAGATAATGTAATttcttcccccccaccccaccccccagacggagtcttactttgtagcccaggctggaatgcagtggggtgatcccggcttctcctcccaggttcataccattctcctgcctcagcctcctgagtagctggaactacaggcgcccaccaccacgcccagctaattttttgtatttttagtagacatggggtttcaccgtgttagccaggatggtctcgatctcctgacctcgtgatccacccgcctcggtctcccaaagtgctgggattacaggcgtgagccaccgtgcccggccaacttctTTGAACTATTAATAGTTGTACCTCAGTTGGTAAGGCTCCTTAAAAGGTTCCCTTAAGCAATATGatttttaagttgtttatttttatctcgTCAAAGTTTCAATTAAAAATACGTTAAAGgtcagatacagtggctcacgcctgtaatctcaacattttaggaggctgaggggggcggatcacctgaggtcaggagttcaagaccagcctgaccaacgtggagaaaccccgtctctactaaaaatacaaacattagccaggggtggtggcgtgcacctatagtcccagctactcaggaggctgagaagggagaatcacttgaacctgggaggcggaggttgtagtgagccgagttcgcgccattgcgctccagtcggGCAAcgagagctaaaaaaaaaaaaaaaaagttaaaaatggagACGCTTCCCCAAACCCAAATTCATTTTAGTGATATAAAGACACATTtgacagaaaaagaagagcagcTTTGAAGAAAACACGTAtgttcacaataaaaaataaaaaaactaatctGTGAGAAGTCATATGTTTTGAACTCCCCAGTCAGACTAGAAGTATAAGACACAGAAGAtaaggccaggagcggtggctcacacctgtaatcccagcactttgggagacagagcgggcagatcacgaggtcaggagatgaagactatcctggccaacgtggtgaaaccccatctctactaaaaatacaaaatttagccaggggtggtggcgcgcgcctatagtcccagctactccggaggctgaggcaggagaatcacttgaacccgggaggcgtaggctgcagtgagtcaagatcgtaccactgcactccatcctggacgacagcgagactccatcttggccgggcattgtggcccacgcctgtaatcccagcactttgggaggctgaggaatggatagcctgaggtcaggagttgggagatcagcctggccaacatagtgaaaccacgtttctactaaaaatacaaaaaaattagctgggcggggtggtgggcacctgtaatcccatctactagggtggctgaggcaggagaatcgtttgaacctgggaggcggaggttgcagtgagcggagattgtgccattgcactccagcctgggcaataagaacgaaactctgtctccaaaacaaacaaacaaacaaacaaattagctgagtgtggtggtgtgcacttgtaatcccagctacttgggaggctgaggcaggagaattgcttgaacccaggaggtggaggttacagtgagccaagatcatgccactgcactccagcctggtgataggcaagactccatctcaaaaaaaaaaaaaaaaaaaaaaagatacagaggaTAATTTGTCTCTTTAAACTGAGTCTATTTAGAAGAAAGATAATACGGATATTCAGCAAGGGGGAAAAATGATATTCTGGGTTTTATTCCCAAATtaacaattatttgaaaatttagcaaaataagctctttttaaaaagtttatttaaaatgtttttactctTGTTAGAGTATTGAGATTTGTTGTGAGTTAATACAAATAAGATTAAATGAGGCcgagcatgatggctcatgcctgtaatcctagcattttaggaggctgaggcaggaggattgcttgaggccaagagttcaagaccacctggccaacataatgagacccagtctctatttaatttttttttttaatttat
This region of Macaca fascicularis isolate 582-1 chromosome 1, T2T-MFA8v1.1 genomic DNA includes:
- the LOC141409635 gene encoding uncharacterized protein encodes the protein MINLSYVNTWGRPGGRCGGEQRAGEDKSFPTTAAYCSRRRPRPRQPRSPSRRPPLAHRAGPSSSSSQLRVPAAVATAAAAAAAAAATVDSDSVPGRRATAAAATASTASGLPPAAAEAAPAAGAILLVCLLFLLLVLRRPVARCPRPLPLPQAPARPGDWGGDEGEDPPSEGGAGGGAGRAREQSSESPATNAREGGRRRSPPRPKVSHSLSRGTGPSVRPALPHRRLWAQRASGQMARVNWRNFCRFHRTPQYVYSFGFLSRCPPTLVSFSRLVPHPICLLPYYLGSGSHQLCPRHPSWSSAS